CGACATCGTCTGGCCGTAGTCACGCTCGACGGGGAGGTCGACGTCGATGACCTCGGCGACGGTGCCGGGTCGAGGGGTCATGACGATCACCCGGTTGGCCAGGTAGACCGCCTCGGCGATGGAGTGGGTGACGAGCAGGACGGTGGTGCCCGTCTCCCGCCAGATCCGCCGCAGCTCGACGTTCATCTGCTCGCGGGTCAGGGCGTCGAGGGCCCCGAACGGCTCGTCCATGAGCAGGACCGGGGGGCGGTGCAGCAACGCGCGGCACAGGGCCACGCGCTGCTGCATCCCGCCGGACAGCTCGTTCGGGTACGCGTCCTCGAAACCCGTCAGGCCGGTCATCGCGATCAGCTCGTCGACGCGCTGGCGGGCCTGCGCCTTGGGCATGTGCCGCATCTCGGCCTGGAGCAGGATGTTGCGCCGGGCCGTGCGCCAGTCCAGCAGCGCGGCGCGCTGGAAGACGTACCCGATGTCACGCCGCGGCCCTCGCACGTCCTCGCCGTGCAGGCGAACCTGGCCCGACGAGGGCCGCAGCAGGCCGGACACCAGCTTGAGCAGCGTGGACTTGCCGCAGCCGGAGGCGCCGACGATGGAGACGAACTCGCCCGGCTCGATCCGCAGCGAGACGTCGCGCAGCGCGGTGACGTCCTTCTTCTTGGTCCGGAAGCGGACCGCGACCTGGTCGATGTCGACCGCGGCGCCGGTCGC
This sequence is a window from Micromonospora sp. NBRC 110009. Protein-coding genes within it:
- a CDS encoding ABC transporter ATP-binding protein; protein product: MTVGNTTTQRSADATATGAAVDIDQVAVRFRTKKKDVTALRDVSLRIEPGEFVSIVGASGCGKSTLLKLVSGLLRPSSGQVRLHGEDVRGPRRDIGYVFQRAALLDWRTARRNILLQAEMRHMPKAQARQRVDELIAMTGLTGFEDAYPNELSGGMQQRVALCRALLHRPPVLLMDEPFGALDALTREQMNVELRRIWRETGTTVLLVTHSIAEAVYLANRVIVMTPRPGTVAEVIDVDLPVERDYGQTMSEPEFARATGRIRDLLGATTTAE